In Spirosoma aureum, a single genomic region encodes these proteins:
- a CDS encoding arsenite methyltransferase, whose protein sequence is METAEQIKEVVRQKYGAIAEQPPGGPAEANSCCGPTSCCGPETVANVPIDMTVGYDELKGYVAEADLGLGCGLPTQFAQIKPGNTVVDLGSGAGNDCFVARAETGEMGRVIGLDMTPAMIDHARKNTKTLGFTNVEFVYGDIEDMPLPSNLADVVVSNCVMNLVPDKQKAVAETFRILKPGGHFSISDIVLKGELPAGLQQDAKLYVGYVSGAIQKSEYLQLIQENGFTHITVQKEREIALPDKVLKNYLSAEEIAHYRQQVKGHPARGIHRADFIKLAEEIRRLREIMGIHYPSDNEDARQVTHRMLTCYFKKSHIHARS, encoded by the coding sequence ATGGAAACCGCCGAACAAATCAAAGAAGTCGTGCGCCAGAAATACGGCGCGATTGCCGAACAGCCGCCCGGCGGCCCGGCAGAAGCAAATAGTTGCTGCGGCCCCACCTCTTGCTGCGGGCCTGAAACGGTCGCCAATGTGCCCATTGATATGACCGTGGGCTATGACGAGCTGAAAGGCTACGTCGCCGAAGCCGATTTGGGATTGGGTTGCGGCCTACCCACGCAATTCGCGCAGATCAAACCTGGTAATACGGTGGTGGATCTCGGATCGGGCGCAGGCAATGACTGCTTTGTGGCGCGTGCCGAAACCGGCGAAATGGGCCGCGTGATCGGCCTAGATATGACCCCGGCCATGATTGACCACGCTCGCAAAAATACCAAGACGCTCGGATTTACTAACGTCGAATTCGTTTATGGCGACATCGAGGACATGCCCTTGCCAAGCAATCTGGCCGATGTGGTGGTGAGCAATTGCGTGATGAACTTGGTGCCCGACAAACAAAAAGCCGTGGCCGAAACCTTCCGCATTTTGAAACCGGGCGGGCATTTCAGCATCTCGGATATCGTACTGAAAGGTGAGCTGCCCGCAGGCTTGCAACAGGACGCCAAACTCTATGTGGGTTACGTCTCGGGTGCTATCCAGAAGAGCGAGTATTTGCAGCTCATCCAGGAGAACGGTTTTACCCATATCACTGTGCAGAAAGAGCGGGAAATTGCCTTGCCGGATAAAGTGCTGAAAAACTATCTGTCGGCGGAAGAAATCGCACATTATCGCCAGCAGGTCAAAGGCCATCCAGCCCGGGGCATTCACCGGGCAGATTTTATCAAACTGGCCGAGGAAATCCGCCGTTTGCGCGAAATTATGGGCATTCACTATCCCAGCGACAACGAAGACGCGCGCCAAGTCACGCACAGAATGCTAACCTGCTATTTTAAAAAATCCCACATTCATGCGCGATCTTGA
- a CDS encoding helix-turn-helix domain-containing protein has product MNEHRGGSSKMCVRLSEAFCTSSEFWLNVQRNYDLWYAERTVEFKTVQHFGRCQLVACSPLNLKKY; this is encoded by the coding sequence CTGAATGAACACCGGGGCGGCAGCTCTAAGATGTGCGTACGTCTGTCAGAAGCCTTTTGCACTAGTTCCGAGTTTTGGTTGAACGTGCAACGCAACTATGATCTTTGGTATGCAGAGAGAACTGTCGAGTTTAAAACGGTGCAGCATTTTGGCCGTTGCCAACTAGTGGCATGCAGCCCGCTTAACCTTAAAAAGTACTGA
- a CDS encoding IS1182 family transposase, translated as MVGKRQLSSALGTLPRLGKVVPTTNFYHRLKQDLDLSFLYELVTPYYGKCGHQSIDPVLFFKLMLVEHLENLSSDRALIRHCQLRLDILFFLDQALDQPLPWHSTLSRTRHRLPDKVFEECFQYSLRQCAQANLVDGQIQAIDTAYVEANASLDNLEAKKIANWTLDVNQDATQAAPEKVSFVKANQYVNPKRVARNNRTHQSLTDPQARLATKPGKPFRLFYSASMVVDTAQHVITHIQADAADEKDARHLLTLVDQATVRLRALGLPLRCVLADAGFGSGNNYAGLESRNIEGFVALFGQYTPIREPFTYDPKEDVYRCSYGAVLKNYGLRMMGGYGNYYYFSKVSECKDCPIKVKCCGKKQRKRLVFTMYRNHYERMQKRVSSAKGSRMKKLRSSTVEPVFGSLLNYFGMRRSNARGQSAAHKRMLLAATAYNLKKWLVKKDWPKAVTQVLVLYPDNLFVSFNLGLWKRSGLCNSHGRLLIHAQIIHRNITMNVISVTFWAWD; from the coding sequence ATGGTAGGCAAACGGCAACTCTCCTCAGCATTAGGTACACTTCCCCGGCTAGGCAAGGTGGTACCAACCACTAATTTTTACCACAGATTAAAGCAAGACCTTGATCTGTCTTTTCTGTATGAGCTGGTTACTCCCTATTACGGCAAGTGCGGCCATCAGTCGATTGACCCGGTACTGTTCTTTAAACTGATGCTAGTCGAGCATCTGGAAAATCTGTCCTCTGATCGGGCCCTTATCCGCCACTGCCAGTTGCGGTTAGACATCCTGTTTTTTCTGGATCAAGCGCTGGATCAGCCCCTGCCTTGGCACAGTACTCTCTCACGAACCCGCCACCGCTTACCCGACAAGGTCTTTGAGGAATGCTTTCAATATAGTCTTCGCCAATGTGCTCAGGCAAATTTAGTTGATGGACAAATCCAAGCCATTGATACGGCCTATGTTGAGGCTAATGCCTCTCTGGATAACCTGGAGGCCAAAAAAATAGCAAACTGGACGCTGGATGTTAATCAAGATGCCACTCAAGCCGCCCCCGAGAAGGTATCGTTTGTGAAGGCGAATCAATATGTGAACCCTAAACGGGTGGCCCGTAATAACCGAACCCATCAAAGCCTAACTGATCCCCAGGCTCGGCTAGCTACCAAACCGGGTAAGCCCTTTCGCTTATTCTATTCGGCCAGTATGGTGGTCGATACCGCTCAACATGTCATTACTCATATCCAGGCTGATGCGGCTGATGAAAAAGACGCGCGCCATTTACTGACTTTAGTAGACCAAGCCACTGTTCGCTTACGAGCCTTGGGTTTACCCCTTCGGTGTGTGCTGGCGGATGCAGGCTTTGGCTCGGGCAATAACTATGCTGGGTTGGAAAGTCGGAATATTGAGGGCTTTGTGGCCCTTTTTGGGCAATACACGCCGATTCGGGAGCCCTTCACGTACGACCCAAAAGAGGATGTATACCGTTGTTCATATGGGGCGGTTCTAAAGAATTATGGGCTTCGGATGATGGGCGGTTATGGCAATTACTATTACTTCTCTAAAGTGAGTGAGTGCAAAGACTGCCCTATCAAAGTGAAATGCTGTGGTAAGAAGCAGCGTAAACGGTTGGTGTTTACGATGTATCGCAACCACTACGAGCGCATGCAGAAGCGGGTGAGTAGTGCTAAAGGTAGCCGAATGAAGAAGTTACGAAGTTCGACGGTTGAGCCCGTGTTCGGGAGTTTGTTGAACTACTTTGGGATGCGTCGCTCCAATGCCCGTGGTCAATCGGCGGCCCACAAACGGATGTTGCTGGCGGCCACGGCCTACAATCTAAAAAAATGGTTGGTGAAAAAAGATTGGCCCAAAGCCGTTACCCAAGTACTGGTTCTCTATCCAGACAACCTTTTTGTGTCTTTTAATCTGGGGCTATGGAAGCGATCTGGGTTGTGCAACAGCCACGGGCGTTTATTGATACATGCGCAAATTATTCATCGCAATATTACAATGAATGTTATTTCTGTTACCTTTTGGGCATGGGACTGA
- a CDS encoding proton-conducting transporter transmembrane domain-containing protein, translating into MEQLLPLFVLIPLVGLLVGVWLSPSNESAIAWTAITTIGLHLLVVVAFVGYWVFRGYPPLTLASLELVATNDYRFVLDFYFDRLTAVYLLVGASLVLLVVLYSRYYLHRERGYKRFFFTTLFFYGGYVLIVVAGNLETMFTGWEVIGLSSFLLIAFYRGRYLPVNNALKVFSIYRIADMGLLLAMWMSHHLWHENITFAGLNQYAGVHAPLQTHSWMGVFISLMILFSALTKSAQLPFSAWLPRAMEGPTPSSAIFYGSLSVHIGVFLLLRTAPLWEQQVSIRILMGGIGLLTSLIASGIARVQASVKSQIAYASIAQIGIMFLEIALGFPTLALVHFAGHAFLRTYQLLLSPSIVSYLIREQFYTFTPVQSVSTSLWPTRLRDTWYVLNLTEWNLDTLMYRLPQRLVQGLGQRLSFVSPNWALGLGIPVYGIGLLGAYHQESLSPQLRHYLSIMFALIGLLFVVCSFTKRKHLWLSWLLMVMNPFWIALAIAYNEAVAVGQVHLYLSGIVVAGLGGYACLQGLNSREGDLQPDPYAGYAYPYPRLAFGFLLCCLGVTGFPITPTFIGEDLLFSHIHPHQAVLAFLVALSFMLNGLSTIRLYTRIFLGPWPDTPYGTANRSS; encoded by the coding sequence ATGGAACAACTACTGCCCCTTTTCGTGCTCATTCCGCTGGTCGGCCTCTTGGTAGGAGTCTGGCTATCCCCTTCGAATGAGTCTGCTATTGCGTGGACGGCCATCACTACCATTGGTCTTCATCTACTCGTTGTCGTAGCGTTTGTGGGGTATTGGGTGTTTCGAGGCTACCCACCGCTCACCCTAGCCAGCCTCGAACTGGTTGCAACGAACGACTACCGCTTCGTGCTGGATTTTTATTTCGATAGGCTTACGGCGGTCTACCTGCTGGTTGGGGCATCCCTAGTTCTGCTGGTGGTGCTATATAGCCGGTATTATCTCCATCGCGAGCGTGGGTACAAGCGTTTCTTTTTTACCACGCTTTTCTTTTATGGGGGCTATGTCCTGATTGTAGTGGCCGGAAATCTGGAAACGATGTTTACGGGTTGGGAAGTGATTGGTCTTTCATCGTTTCTGCTGATTGCCTTTTACCGGGGTCGTTACTTACCCGTCAACAATGCGCTAAAAGTATTTTCTATTTACCGTATTGCCGATATGGGCCTATTGCTGGCCATGTGGATGAGCCACCATCTATGGCACGAAAACATCACCTTTGCGGGGCTGAACCAGTACGCAGGGGTGCATGCCCCGCTTCAGACCCATAGCTGGATGGGGGTGTTCATCTCACTGATGATCCTGTTTTCGGCCCTCACCAAGTCGGCTCAGTTACCTTTTTCGGCCTGGTTGCCCAGAGCCATGGAAGGTCCAACCCCATCGAGCGCTATCTTTTACGGATCGCTGTCGGTGCATATCGGCGTTTTCCTGCTGCTGCGAACGGCGCCGTTGTGGGAGCAGCAAGTATCTATTCGAATTCTAATGGGGGGAATTGGTTTATTGACCAGCCTGATCGCCAGTGGAATTGCCCGCGTCCAGGCTTCGGTTAAGAGTCAGATTGCGTATGCCTCCATTGCGCAGATTGGGATTATGTTCCTGGAAATAGCGCTGGGCTTTCCTACGCTTGCCCTGGTTCATTTTGCTGGGCATGCGTTTTTGAGAACCTATCAACTGCTGCTATCGCCTTCCATCGTCAGTTATTTGATCCGGGAACAATTTTACACGTTTACCCCTGTTCAGTCAGTTTCCACCAGCCTGTGGCCAACGCGCCTGCGGGATACCTGGTATGTCCTGAACCTGACGGAATGGAATCTGGATACACTGATGTATCGACTACCGCAACGACTCGTTCAAGGGTTGGGGCAGCGACTTTCGTTCGTATCGCCAAACTGGGCTCTGGGCCTGGGCATTCCGGTCTATGGCATTGGTCTACTGGGGGCTTACCATCAGGAGAGTTTATCGCCCCAATTGAGGCACTATCTATCGATCATGTTTGCGCTGATTGGGCTTCTGTTCGTCGTGTGTTCCTTCACTAAGCGTAAACATCTATGGCTGAGTTGGTTATTGATGGTAATGAATCCTTTCTGGATTGCCCTGGCTATTGCCTATAACGAAGCGGTTGCGGTTGGTCAGGTGCATCTGTATCTGAGTGGGATTGTGGTGGCGGGGCTGGGGGGATATGCCTGTCTGCAGGGGCTCAATTCACGAGAAGGCGATTTACAACCTGATCCATATGCCGGTTATGCGTATCCTTACCCTAGACTAGCGTTCGGCTTTTTACTGTGTTGCCTAGGCGTGACCGGTTTTCCCATTACCCCAACCTTTATTGGGGAAGATTTACTGTTTAGCCATATTCATCCCCACCAGGCAGTACTGGCTTTCTTGGTTGCACTCAGCTTTATGCTGAACGGGCTTTCGACCATTCGACTGTACACCCGGATTTTCCTGGGCCCCTGGCCTGATACACCGTATGGTACCGCAAACCGATCTTCTTAA
- a CDS encoding acyl carrier protein, with protein MENTYQRLTHLVLAQGIVRPSALQPTADLRKDLAYRLSDIVELARLTERELKVSIPPEDYSRFTTLGESARYLMERLQAAY; from the coding sequence ATGGAAAACACCTATCAACGACTTACTCACCTGGTTTTAGCCCAGGGCATTGTCCGTCCCTCAGCCCTGCAACCCACGGCTGATCTGCGAAAGGATTTAGCGTATCGGTTGTCCGATATTGTTGAACTAGCCCGTTTGACCGAGCGGGAACTTAAGGTATCCATCCCCCCGGAGGATTACAGTAGGTTTACGACACTTGGTGAATCGGCCCGCTACCTGATGGAACGGCTTCAAGCAGCTTACTAA